The stretch of DNA AATACCAGGATGTCACTTAGCAATGCAATGATCGCAACTAAAAACACTGAATTACCTATGGACATTGCCACAAAGCTCCTCTAAGATGCTCCTTACTTTCTTCTCACTCTTTGCAGATGGTGCAAGAACAGCAGACTGATTCAAGAGATAAGATTAGACAAGACAGAAAAGATAGAGTTGACCATCACAAAGAATAAAGACAGCAGAGCAAATTACCAGGAATGATGGTGGCAGACCATATCTAAGAATGCTCTCTACAAATACACGCACTGCACAGAAGTGCATCCAGGAACTGAATACCTGCACAGAAATAATTACAATTGAGAAAACAAGATACCATTCTCAATCTCCATTCAAATGGCTGGCTTTTACATTGGATCGCCAAGCCTATCACAACAAGAAAGCAATCCTCAATACTCCAGTCATGTTTACTGAAGCAACCAGGGCCGGCCCTGGGGCAGGGCAGGCAGGGCAGCAGCCCCGGCCCCCAAATCCCAGGAGCCCCCTAGCCAGATGTGCATGTAAAAACGAGGCCTGCTAATAACCAGTGCCCACCACTCAACATGTATTGCCCAACCCAATTTATGTGATCGAAGCAATCCCCTTCACCGATCAGCCACAGCGTTCGCCCATTCCCCTCCCCCCTCCTCTCGAAACGCATGCCTATCACAGCGTCATGCGGCTACTTTCCTATTGATTTCCTCCCTTCATGCCCAGCTTAGATGCTTCTATCTGAGAGGAGCTCTCCTCCACTGATAGCACCCAAGGGTCTCAACGTGACCAGGCCACATTTGAGTTTTAGAGGTGTGGAGATGCTATGCTATGCCCCAATGCCTAACTAGAAGCAAGTGTTTTGAAACAAGATGCATGGTTAGTATTGCAATTGGATAATCAATATTACTAAATGTTTGTGCCTAAATGAACAGCCTCTGATTTTATCTCGCCCCAGCCCCCGAATGCCAGGACCAGCCCCAGGAGCAACCATCAACAATCAAGTGCACCAGCAATATCTAAAATCTAGCCAAGGCCACAGTCCTCAGTAAAAATAAATCTTCCGTGATGAAAAGCAGGACTTTCCTAGCCCTAAACCAGTAAAAACCAGGACAGCAGTTTTCCATGATAAGAGAGCACTGGCATTTTTCTGTATTGCAACTTTCTGAGAATTAGAGTTTCATATTCTGGCCAACATAATAATGAAAAAGGCACCCAAAATTCATAGCTCTAGTTAACAAAGGTGATGCGATCGCAATCTGACAATAACTTATGCCCAATGAGTTACCACCATATTTCCTCCCTAAATAACAAAGTTGTGGCAGTGAGACTGTAACAACATCAATCAAAAGCAATTTCAGCATGCATCGAAGTCAGAACTCACAATTAATGCCCTTATTTAAAACTTAAATAGAAGCAACCTATCGATTATAATGCAAATGAAGAAAATAATGACATCAACCATTAACACAATGGCTTTCCATATTAAACATGGACTAAAATTCTCATTCAACGCTTCTGATACTCACAGAGAAAACATAACTAGCTGCATTTTTAAGGAAAGAAATACTGTTATAGATGGAACTACTGGAATATGTCGGAAAAGCCAAGTACCTCACTGTAGCTGGCATAGCACCATTGCAGAAGAGAGGTCCTCATAGCTTCCTGGTCTTGCAGTAGCTTCTCCATCTCCTGCTTCCGACTTTCTTGTGCTTCAGGACTGTACTCAAAATCACGGACCTGGAATGAAATGACATAAAGCTTAGTGAATGACAGAAGACGATGGGTTGCCGGAGGCCAGATTAATGTAAGACATAAAATCTCCAAGGAAAACTTACCTGGAAACCCTTCTCGCGAGCACGGACCTTAAAGTTGTCAACAACCTTAGCAAAAAGTGTTACAGTGTAGAGTGCATACTCGTTGTCTTCATAGAGCTTCTTAGATGACCTTGGCACCTATAAAACCATCAATTAGCTCAAAATGAAAGGGCTGCTAAATACAAAATATGAATAAAAGGAATGAAATAAGGGATACAATTTAGAGCAGCTTGACAGCTTTTTAAAGAAAGTAAGATCCTCATAATGGTAGAATAAAACACATTAAGTTGCTTTTCTAAATGAGACTTAGAAGAAAAATGTACCAATTTGGGAGGTTCTAAAACAGGCTGAAAAGCACCATAAATGAAGCACAGAACAAAAGGTAACATTACCACAAAAGTGTCGAGTGACTCATAGCTTCCCAGCCAGTCTTTTTGGGAGTACTTTGGAACAATAGCAAGAAGTGTTACAAGATGTTCTGAGGCGACCATATCCTCTGGTTTTACCAGATTTGAAAGATCACGAACTGCTAAGCTGTCACAGAAGAAATCCAAATCAATCAGTGCATAATAAGCAACAGATGGCCTCATTCTGCTTTCCTATTTACTTTACTTTAAACAACAAAGGAATTGAATGGTGGTTGGGATCACAATGACATAACATAAGCAGCAAGCATTTCCTCTAAAAATCTAGTCACAAAAGTATGGCAGCACCGCAGCACAGTTTACCTTCCACTTTGCTTTCTGTTGATCGCACTAAGCTGGCTCCTTACATTGTTATATTCCGCTGCTCGAACCTGGAAAATAATTTTTTCAGTAATTGTAAACTCAGCTTCCAGCCAACAATATTACAAAAACTATTATCATGTAATACCCTATATGGGAACACAGCTGATAAGGAGCAGAACGAAAAGAAGTGTAGATAGAGTTTGCAGTACCCACATTATGACCCGGCATCAGATTTGACCATTTAGAAACTGATGCGCAGAGTTGTGTATGAGAAACAAACCTTCATATCATCCTCGATCTTGGCGACCTGCATCTGGATGCTGCCGACGGTCTCCTTGAGCGGTGACATTGTGGGGTACTTGCCCTCATCCCACACGAACCTGCACGCGCAAGCCAAACAAAGCTTTTGAGCTACATGTTGAGCAGAACATCCATCCGATCCGCGGGCTGGACAGTATAGCAGGTAGCAGCAGAGCAGACCTGGTGAGGTAGGTGTCGACGGGGACGCCATCAACGGTGAGGGCCCCGCTCTCGACCCCTCCGGCGCGCTCGAGGTCCTCGATCTGCCTCCGGATCTTGTGAGACACGCCCTCGACGAACACGTTGGACTGCGGAGGGAGGTGAGGCAAGTCAGTCTCACATCGAATCGAAACCTAGACTCCCCTATTGCTCGGGGCAGCAGGGAATGAGATGGGGATGGGATCGAAGGGGCAGGGCAGCCCACCTTGACAAGGTCGTCGCTGAGGGCGAGGAGGGAGTCGAGGGTGCCGACGCGGAGATCCGGGACGTTGAACTGCGCGGGGCGGGGAGAGGAGGTCAGGCAAGGCGAGCTTTCTAgacgattccggcgagggggttgagagagagagacgggAGAGGCGGGTTACCCGGTATAGCGGGGTGTCGAAGGAGTGGCGGGAGACGCTGTCCTGCAGGCGCGACCAGAGCGAGCTCGCGGTGGCGCCGGGGGACTGCACGGGGAGGGAGACGATCCAGTAACGGGTTGccatcgccgccaccgcctccgagcAGGTCGCGAGCGTGTGGGGCGCCTTGATCTGATCTGTCGGGATCTCGTCTCGGTGAGGAGGGAGGGGGGGTCGATCGGAGGGGATGATGAGGCCCCGCCGGGGAAGGAAGGAAACTtcgccgggccgggccgggccgggtcTTTAACGACGTGTCTGGACGAAAACGACTGACACATCCTGGGTCGGATTTGATCGAACCACGACGCCATCACTTGGTCCATTCCGGCCTGCCGGGCCATGAACACGTGGGTTGGGCTTCCAATTTCTCTTGAGCCTCCGGGACATCTCCTATGCTGCGTCTTGTCCGCTGACTTAAAGGAGAGATCTTCTGACTAGAGCGAGGAGAAAAGAAGACTGAAACACGCACAGTTGCAACTTCAGGTAAACAAGGTCATCATCAAGTACGTGGAAATTGCCGCTCTGATCTGATCACCTCTTGTCAGCTTGAATCTTCACACGTTGCTGAGCTCTTAAAAGATGCTGACGGGGCAAGTCATGCATCACTGTTCTTCTTGCAACCAAACCGTGCTGGTGAGCCCATTCAGTTTTCTGGAAGAGCTGTTGTAGTTTTAGCCTTTGTTCTTCCTTGGGTTATTTCCGTTGCTACATTTGTGTTCCCGAGCGAGGTGCTTTATGATCTCTTCTAGTCCGTTCCTAGAGTTGCTACATGCCATGGCGTTGTGTGTGTTACAAGTACAATGATCACAGAGTCAACGCCAATAAACTGCCATTGTATCGtgcaaaaagaaaaacaaatcCATTGGATACAGAAGTGACTAAAACCACACT from Panicum hallii strain FIL2 chromosome 3, PHallii_v3.1, whole genome shotgun sequence encodes:
- the LOC112887594 gene encoding V-type proton ATPase subunit C, which translates into the protein MATRYWIVSLPVQSPGATASSLWSRLQDSVSRHSFDTPLYRFNVPDLRVGTLDSLLALSDDLVKSNVFVEGVSHKIRRQIEDLERAGGVESGALTVDGVPVDTYLTRFVWDEGKYPTMSPLKETVGSIQMQVAKIEDDMKVRAAEYNNVRSQLSAINRKQSGSLAVRDLSNLVKPEDMVASEHLVTLLAIVPKYSQKDWLGSYESLDTFVVPRSSKKLYEDNEYALYTVTLFAKVVDNFKVRAREKGFQVRDFEYSPEAQESRKQEMEKLLQDQEAMRTSLLQWCYASYSEVFSSWMHFCAVRVFVESILRYGLPPSFLSAVLAPSAKSEKKVRSILEELCGNVHSIYWKSEDDVSIAGLGGESEVHPYVSFTINFV